CGTTATGTCCTATACCAGTACATAGAGGATTGGGACATTCTATTTTAGGGCGGTAACGTGCAATAGGAGCGGGAACGCAGTTGGTAAGAGAAATTTCTTTTTGACAAACTTTACAGAATAAAACTAGCTTACAAACTGAATCTTGATTCCTGTGGTAGTTGTTTAGCTTATGTTCTTCATTTTTATTCTTTTTGCATTTAGGGCAATTATATTCCCCAAAGTATTCTCGATTCCAATTAACCTTTAATATTCCAGATTGGGTTTGGTGTTGAGAAATGGGATTGTGTTTTCTACCCACCCCAGGTATCTGACAAGTTAGGGCGACAGATTTTTGGCATAAGTTACATCCCAATCTAAGTTGGCAAAGACTACTTTTACTCCTGAATGACCAAGTAAGTTTACTCTTAATATTCTTTTGCTCGCATTCAGGGCAATTATATTCTCCTCTGTATTCGCAATGCCAATTAACCTTTAGTATTCCAGATTCAGTTTGATGCTGAGAAATAGATGGATGTTTGCGGTTAGACATGATTTTCTGGTTGTAATTGTTCTAGCTGTTCTAAGCCGAATTGTCTGTCTTGCAATAACTTTAGTAAGCGATTAATTTCTGTGACTCTTTGCTCTTGTTCTGCGGTTTGCGCTTGTGTTAAGTCTTTTTGTAAACGTTCGACATCAGCTTCTAGTTTTGGCTTATCTTCTAAAGTGACTCGATGATGGTCACAACTCAGACAGGCATAGCGGTACTGGCAATCTCCTAACATCGTCGGGCGATGACATTCGCCAAGTGGTGTGGCTACATTGAGTAATTCTGCTAGTCTCTCGTATCTGCGCTTTCTTGGTTTAAAGCTAGTCACGCGACCGTACTTATCGACATAGCCTTTGGCGTTAGCTTCTTTTTCTAACCTTTCAATTGAACGTTGACGATAGTGAGGCAGCATATCTAACGAGCCATGACCTAGTACCGCAGCAATATATTCATCTTCAGCTTCTAAGTTTGCCATAATACTAGCTTTGGTATGGCGAAATTTATGACTCGTTAGTTTAAATCTTCGCCCTTGTTTATCTGTTAAATTTGCTTTTTCACTAAATTTTTCCAGCCAACGCCAGATTGAATCATAAGTAAGGACAGTTGAAAAGTAGACTGGCTCTACATCAAATCTGTCCGTTCCTGCTCTTAGAATTTCCTTAACATCCATCGCAGAAACAGAAAGTCGGCAAAACAATTTGTTGAATTCAGACAGTTCGCCGAGTTGTTGATCCAAAAACTTTTGCTGTTCAATCACTAATTCAGCTATGCTGCGATGAACTCGATAAAATCGCCAATATTTGCGCTTTTGTACCCATCTTTTTAAAAACCATTGTGAGCCTTCTTTTTTGAGGCATTGACGAGGCAGACTCAGCATTTCTACAATCCGACAACCCAGAGCTAGTTGTAATCTAAATAGCCGTTCTAACGGCGGTGGGAAAAGGTGAAAATTCTCGTATATTTGATGCAGTACTTCTTCGGGAATTGCCTTAATTGATGGTGTTTCTTCTTGGTATCTACGATGGGTGTAAGGTAGTCTCAACCAACCTTCTTCTGCCCATAACTTTGAGACATAGCTAATAGCCGCTCGTCTGTTTTTTTGGCATCCAGTAATAATAAATTTTTCAATCAGCCAACCGTTTATCAATTCTGGTTGAATGTAGCCGAATTCTAATAAAAAGCTATCGAACTGTTTTAAGGAACATACTCTTAATCTAACCGTAGTTAAACTGTGTTTTTTTCTAATGGTAGATAAGATTGTTAGTTTGGTTAGCAACTTCAGCCAAGATAAGGAAAAGTCTTCAAAGTGGAGATTTTTAGCTCCTCTCATCTTTAATTCGTCTTGGCTATAACCTAATTCTTCAAGTGACCAAACATCTTTATCTAGCAAAGGGCGATAAATCCATTCTTGACCCAACTCAGACTTGGCAATTCTTGATTGTAAAGCTTCAATCGGTAACATCGATTATTCCTCGTTCTCGTTTTTTACTCCGAGTAAATAAGCATCCAAACTCATCTCATCCAGTACGTGAGAATAGATATCTTTTGTCGTAGCGATAGACTTGTGACCCAATAGCTGCTGTACGTACTCATCCAGATAGCCAGCTTGGAGCATTCGGGTAGCAAATGTGTGACGGAATAGGTGAGGAAGGGCTTCGATCCCCGTTCTCTTACTTAGTTGATGAAATAGCTGATTTAACCTGGCACTGGTCATGGGTTTGCCAGCATACTTTTATATCCAAATTGACAAATAGCATTCCGTGAGCGAGTTTTTCTGCTTCTGGGGGATACTCTTCTAGTAAATAGGCAGCAAAAGTGGATTGTACCTCTTGGCGGTTATGTAGAATCGGAATTTCTCGCTCTCTACCTTTGGCAGTAGCACCATTGGGATTGTTATCGCGTCGAACAATCTGAATTCTGCCTCTACTATCAAGCTCTTGTACGTCAACTAAATAAAGTCCTAGAAGTTCGCCTCTTCTGATACCTGTTTCTCTTAACAGCATCACTATTAATCTGTCTCGATATGTATAACAAGCGTTAGCTAGCTGGGCTACTTGTTCGTCTGTTAAGCAACCAGGAAAGACCTTTGGTTCTTTGAGTTTAATTTGTTTTCTTCTTTCGGGACTGCTTTTGACAATACCCCTTAAAAAACCACCTCGTTTTCCCCAGCCATGAGCCAGAGACGTGAATTTCTTTTCGTCAATTCTAGCTTCTACAGTGTGAAATTCGTACAGTCCTTGAATGGCTGTAACTGCTTGATTGACCGTGCGCGGACTGCGTTTAGATACTACTTCTCTTACAGATTCAGAGATAACTTCAACTTCGCCACCAAGGAGATACCAGTTAACAAAATCAGCTAGCTCGTTTAAGCCAACATCTTGCCAGTTAAGGGATTTGTCTTCTAGCCAGTGCCAAAAATCTACTAGCCGATGAATGTACGTGGAAACTGTATTAGCTGCTAGCTGTCGTCTTCTACAGTAGTTGATGTAGCGTTGAATCGGCTCTACTGGTAAGCAAGTTCGGCAATCGAATACACAACTGTATCTTTCTCCTGTTTGAGGGTCAATTGCCTTCTGTATTACAATCATTTCTACTTCATGTAACTGAAAGTAGAATCACTATACTATGTCATTCAGTACGGTTGTTGTTGTTTTTTCCTTATTAAAGAATAGGTTTCTTTTGTTGTTATAAGAAGATGAATACCTAGACTATTAAAAGTCGGTTGCTTCCGATTCGTAAAAGCTTACATTCCTGAAAT
The DNA window shown above is from Pleurocapsa minor HA4230-MV1 and carries:
- a CDS encoding tyrosine-type recombinase/integrase, encoding MLPIEALQSRIAKSELGQEWIYRPLLDKDVWSLEELGYSQDELKMRGAKNLHFEDFSLSWLKLLTKLTILSTIRKKHSLTTVRLRVCSLKQFDSFLLEFGYIQPELINGWLIEKFIITGCQKNRRAAISYVSKLWAEEGWLRLPYTHRRYQEETPSIKAIPEEVLHQIYENFHLFPPPLERLFRLQLALGCRIVEMLSLPRQCLKKEGSQWFLKRWVQKRKYWRFYRVHRSIAELVIEQQKFLDQQLGELSEFNKLFCRLSVSAMDVKEILRAGTDRFDVEPVYFSTVLTYDSIWRWLEKFSEKANLTDKQGRRFKLTSHKFRHTKASIMANLEAEDEYIAAVLGHGSLDMLPHYRQRSIERLEKEANAKGYVDKYGRVTSFKPRKRRYERLAELLNVATPLGECHRPTMLGDCQYRYACLSCDHHRVTLEDKPKLEADVERLQKDLTQAQTAEQEQRVTEINRLLKLLQDRQFGLEQLEQLQPENHV
- a CDS encoding tyrosine-type recombinase/integrase; the encoded protein is MTSARLNQLFHQLSKRTGIEALPHLFRHTFATRMLQAGYLDEYVQQLLGHKSIATTKDIYSHVLDEMSLDAYLLGVKNENEE
- a CDS encoding site-specific integrase, producing MIVIQKAIDPQTGERYSCVFDCRTCLPVEPIQRYINYCRRRQLAANTVSTYIHRLVDFWHWLEDKSLNWQDVGLNELADFVNWYLLGGEVEVISESVREVVSKRSPRTVNQAVTAIQGLYEFHTVEARIDEKKFTSLAHGWGKRGGFLRGIVKSSPERRKQIKLKEPKVFPGCLTDEQVAQLANACYTYRDRLIVMLLRETGIRRGELLGLYLVDVQELDSRGRIQIVRRDNNPNGATAKGREREIPILHNRQEVQSTFAAYLLEEYPPEAEKLAHGMLFVNLDIKVCWQTHDQCQVKSAISSTK